The nucleotide sequence CAGGTTCTTATTTCATCCAGCAGTCTTCTGTTATCCTCTCCGATATTAGAAATATCAAAGCTGAATGCCTTCCTGAGTTCAGAAAGATTATCCGCATAATAATCCTCTTTTAAGAAATATCCTGTAATGTAGGTATTTTTAGCCGGATCAAGATTATCTATCCTCTCTTTAAGGACATTTTCATCCTCCCTGCCGGTCTCGGATAAACGCTGTCTTTCGAAATGCTTCCCGGCAAAAAGTCTTGTTATACGATTTATATATCTTACCGCTTCGCTCGTCTGCGGAAATGTTCCCGATGCCTGCCATGCCTTAAAATGACCTGCTTTTTCGAAGATAAAATCCGGATTATCATCGCGTTTGAAAAGTTTTTCAAGCTCAAAACCCTGATGTGCACTGTTCCATTCATACCAGCTAATATCCGCGAGAACTTCAGCTTTTGGGTATCGCTTTTTTAAGTAGCTGTAAAAGGAATATTGAAACATCTGGTTTCCGAGACCGCTTGTAAACCTCAAGACTATCATCTTCTCTTAGCCTTTCCAAGCCTTAAATGCATTATATAATATCCAAAGGCTCTCTTAAAAAGCTTCCAGCTTTTTGCCGAAGGATGCTTGATATAGCAGCTTGCTGCCGTCTTAAATTCGCCCTTTGCGCGTCTGAACGCATCAGAGGTAAGACCGACGTTTTCCTCGACCCACTGCATCATTGTAAGCTTTAATTCGCATTCCTCGATCAGATAATTTCTCTTCATTTTAAGCGAAGTCCAGCTTCCTCCTCCGCTTTTCTTTATAACCCTGTGAGCCGCCATCACATCATCGAAGCGATATATTTTTCCCTGTAAAAGAAGGAAGGTAAAAATAACACCGTCATCCACAAAATCATGTGCCCTGTAAAGGATCGAGTAATCAAGCTTTCCGTTTTTATAAAAATTCCTGCAGACATTTGAGGCTGTCTGGCCCGGCCATGCTCCCGCTTTCTGCCAGTCTGCGAAAGTATAGTCACCGCTCCATTTATAAAGCCTTGTCTTATCGGCATCCTCCACAGGCTCATCGTGCTCTCCGATAAGTCTGAAGGAGTGTGTGGTTCCCATATAGTCCGGGTGACTGTCAAGGAAATCGACCTGCTTTTGAAGCTTATTCTCATCCGTCCAATAATCGTCACCCTCTAAATATGCGATATATTTTCCCTGACATTCCATTGATGTAAGATAAACATTTAATGTAGGTCTTCCAAGATTTTTTTCTCTGAAAAGAAGCCTGAACCTGCCCGGAAACTTTTCGGCATATTCCCTTAAAATATCTCTCGTGTGATCTGTAGAACAGTCCTCTCCGACCACTATTTCATAGGGAAAATCCACCTTCTGCATAAGGATTCCATCAAGAGCCTTTCTTATAAATGGCTCATGATTATACGCTATTAATACGA is from Lachnospiraceae bacterium C1.1 and encodes:
- a CDS encoding glycosyltransferase — protein: MKPKLSVVLIAYNHEPFIRKALDGILMQKVDFPYEIVVGEDCSTDHTRDILREYAEKFPGRFRLLFREKNLGRPTLNVYLTSMECQGKYIAYLEGDDYWTDENKLQKQVDFLDSHPDYMGTTHSFRLIGEHDEPVEDADKTRLYKWSGDYTFADWQKAGAWPGQTASNVCRNFYKNGKLDYSILYRAHDFVDDGVIFTFLLLQGKIYRFDDVMAAHRVIKKSGGGSWTSLKMKRNYLIEECELKLTMMQWVEENVGLTSDAFRRAKGEFKTAASCYIKHPSAKSWKLFKRAFGYYIMHLRLGKAKRR
- a CDS encoding alpha-1,2-fucosyltransferase — translated: MRFTSGLGNQMFQYSFYSYLKKRYPKAEVLADISWYEWNSAHQGFELEKLFKRDDNPDFIFEKAGHFKAWQASGTFPQTSEAVRYINRITRLFAGKHFERQRLSETGREDENVLKERIDNLDPAKNTYITGYFLKEDYYADNLSELRKAFSFDISNIGEDNRRLLDEIRTCNSVSVHVRRGDYLTSGKAQGFLSLDMDYYRKAVEFIKERVKDPVFYLFSDDADFLRKNFSWLENTRIVSGNDGDRSYIDMLLMSRCCHNITANSTFSEWAGLLNADKDALVIYPKAYIQDKDSDIKHINGWHRI